From a region of the Corallococcus coralloides DSM 2259 genome:
- the ileS gene encoding isoleucine--tRNA ligase: MSDAPSRKDLDATVHLPRTEFPMKGNLGQLEPRLLAWWREQDVWTQLLAKNAGREPFVLADGPPYANGHLHAGHALNKVLKDIVVKFRNLSGRPCDFIPGWDTHGLPIEQAVEKRLKEQKLDKRTLSRDALLERCREYALEFVDIQRAEFQRLGVFGTWDAPYRTLDFSYEAQEVRELAAFARRGMLYRRKKPVAWCLQDQTALAEAEVEYAEHTSPSAYVAFDAGPALVEKLPQLKGHRVSFVIWTTTPWTLPANLAIAVNAGFEYVFYRLEDRVLCVAKDLLAKVLAEVKSDELAVKHVQLPTGEVSSPALVDPSRILAYATGEDLEHMTYQHPFLERQGHVVLGEHVTLDAGTGLVHTAPGHGQEDYEVGLKYGLDIYNPVRADGRYDDTVGEVLAGRRVFEANPVVLDLLVQRGALLNDKSDTVTHSYPHCWRCHQPVIQAATYQWFIPMDAPFHGTQTFRQVVLEQVEQVQWVPSWGQSRIRGMLEGRPDWCISRQRSWGVPIPIAYCDGCDDAVVSPEVMERVAAAVEQEGAGVWYRTPVKEFLGADFTCPRCGKGEFHRETDILDVWFDSACMASAVLTKRQRVPADLFLEGSDQHRGWFHSSLLVSVGTRDVAPYKACLTHGFVVDGQGEKMSKSRGNTVAPDKVIQQYGAEVLRLWVAASDYRNDVRLSDAILKGLSEGYRKIRNTLRYALGNLHDFDPAKDAVAGDKLLPLDQWARGRLAQVAARVRQAYEDYEFHLVYATVVDFCANDLSAVYFDILKDRLYTAKQDGSARRGAQTVLHEVLTVLLPLLAPVMSFTAEEAWQHLPGERAKSVFLAGFTEVKATMPPELEARYAKLFAVRSAVQGVLEVARRDKRIGASLEARVALSATGAVRELLEAHRAELPGLFIVSQVELANAPSDSAKALDVSQTFGENASLSAEVLPALGTKCPRCWVYSEAVGQGDDVCLKCREALS, translated from the coding sequence TTCATCCCCGGCTGGGACACCCACGGTCTGCCCATCGAGCAGGCGGTGGAGAAGCGCCTCAAGGAACAGAAGCTGGACAAGCGCACGCTGTCTCGCGACGCGCTGCTGGAGCGCTGCCGCGAGTACGCGCTGGAGTTCGTGGACATCCAGCGCGCGGAGTTCCAGCGGCTGGGCGTCTTCGGAACGTGGGACGCGCCCTACCGGACGCTCGACTTCAGCTACGAGGCGCAGGAGGTCCGCGAGCTGGCCGCGTTCGCGCGCCGGGGCATGCTGTACCGGCGCAAGAAGCCCGTGGCGTGGTGCCTCCAGGACCAGACCGCGCTCGCGGAGGCGGAGGTGGAGTACGCGGAGCACACCTCTCCGTCCGCGTACGTGGCCTTTGACGCGGGGCCGGCGCTGGTGGAGAAGCTGCCGCAGCTGAAGGGGCATCGCGTGTCCTTCGTCATCTGGACCACCACGCCCTGGACGCTGCCGGCCAACCTGGCCATCGCGGTGAACGCCGGGTTCGAATACGTCTTCTACCGGCTGGAGGACCGCGTCCTCTGCGTGGCGAAGGACCTGCTGGCGAAGGTGCTGGCGGAGGTGAAGTCGGACGAGCTGGCCGTGAAGCACGTGCAGCTGCCCACGGGGGAGGTGTCATCTCCGGCGCTGGTGGATCCGTCGCGCATCCTCGCGTACGCGACAGGCGAGGACCTGGAGCACATGACGTATCAGCACCCGTTCCTGGAGCGGCAGGGGCACGTGGTGCTGGGGGAGCACGTCACGTTGGACGCGGGCACGGGGCTGGTGCACACGGCGCCGGGACATGGCCAGGAGGACTACGAGGTCGGCCTCAAGTACGGCCTGGACATCTACAACCCGGTGCGCGCGGACGGCCGCTACGACGACACGGTGGGCGAGGTGCTCGCGGGCCGGCGCGTGTTCGAGGCGAACCCGGTGGTGTTGGACCTGCTGGTGCAGCGGGGCGCGCTGCTCAATGACAAGTCGGACACCGTCACGCACAGCTATCCGCACTGCTGGCGCTGCCACCAGCCGGTCATCCAGGCGGCGACCTACCAGTGGTTCATCCCGATGGACGCGCCCTTCCACGGCACGCAGACGTTCCGGCAGGTGGTGCTGGAGCAGGTGGAGCAGGTGCAGTGGGTGCCGTCGTGGGGACAGTCGCGCATCCGGGGCATGCTGGAGGGCCGTCCGGACTGGTGCATCAGCCGGCAGCGCAGCTGGGGCGTGCCCATTCCCATCGCGTACTGCGACGGGTGCGACGACGCGGTTGTGTCCCCGGAGGTGATGGAGCGGGTGGCGGCGGCGGTGGAGCAGGAGGGCGCGGGCGTGTGGTACCGCACGCCGGTGAAGGAGTTCCTGGGGGCGGACTTCACGTGCCCGCGCTGTGGCAAGGGCGAGTTCCACCGCGAGACGGACATCCTGGACGTGTGGTTCGACTCGGCGTGCATGGCGTCCGCGGTGCTGACGAAGCGGCAGCGCGTGCCGGCGGACCTGTTCCTGGAGGGGAGTGATCAGCACCGGGGCTGGTTCCATTCCTCGCTGCTGGTGTCGGTGGGCACGCGCGACGTGGCGCCCTACAAGGCCTGCCTGACGCACGGCTTCGTAGTGGATGGCCAGGGCGAGAAGATGTCCAAGAGCCGGGGCAACACAGTGGCGCCGGACAAGGTCATCCAGCAGTACGGCGCGGAGGTGCTGCGCCTGTGGGTGGCGGCGAGCGACTACCGCAACGACGTGCGCCTGTCGGACGCCATCCTCAAGGGCCTGTCGGAGGGCTACCGGAAGATCCGCAACACGCTGCGGTACGCGCTGGGCAACCTGCACGACTTCGACCCGGCGAAGGACGCGGTGGCCGGGGACAAGCTATTGCCCCTGGACCAGTGGGCGCGAGGGCGGCTGGCGCAGGTGGCCGCGCGCGTGCGGCAGGCCTACGAGGATTATGAGTTCCACCTCGTCTACGCGACGGTGGTGGACTTCTGCGCCAATGATTTGTCGGCCGTGTACTTCGACATCCTGAAGGACCGGCTCTACACGGCGAAGCAGGACGGCTCCGCGCGGCGGGGCGCGCAGACGGTGCTGCACGAGGTGCTCACGGTGCTGCTGCCGCTGCTGGCGCCGGTGATGAGCTTCACGGCGGAGGAGGCGTGGCAGCACCTGCCGGGCGAGCGCGCCAAGAGCGTGTTCCTGGCGGGCTTCACGGAGGTGAAGGCCACGATGCCGCCGGAACTGGAGGCGCGCTACGCGAAGCTCTTCGCGGTGCGCAGCGCGGTGCAGGGCGTGCTGGAGGTGGCGCGGCGGGACAAGCGCATCGGCGCGTCGCTGGAGGCCCGCGTGGCGCTGAGCGCCACGGGCGCGGTGCGGGAGTTGCTGGAGGCGCACCGCGCGGAGCTGCCCGGGCTGTTCATCGTGAGCCAGGTGGAACTGGCGAATGCTCCATCTGATTCAGCGAAGGCCCTGGATGTGTCACAGACCTTCGGTGAGAACGCATCCCTGTCCGCGGAGGTGCTTCCGGCGCTGGGCACCAAGTGCCCGCGCTGCTGGGTGTACTCCGAAGCGGTGGGGCAGGGGGACGATGTCTGTCTCAAATGCCGTGAGGCATTGAGCTGA